Proteins from one Clostridia bacterium genomic window:
- a CDS encoding ABC transporter ATP-binding protein: MIDLENIYKIYVDGDSEIHALGGISLHIDEGEFVAIVGQSGSGKSTCMNIIGCLDVPTSGTYKLCGIDAGTLTEDEQAQFRNQTLGFIFQQYNLIPKLTILENVELPLIYRGYSAKKREELAITALERVGLGDRLKKFPSQLSGGQQQRVSIARALAGNPSVILADEPTGALDSKTGIEVLALLKALNNEGNTIVLITHDNSIAEQAKRIVRIQDGKIIEDRKTNASEREVTEA, encoded by the coding sequence GTGATAGACTTAGAAAATATTTATAAAATCTATGTGGACGGTGACAGCGAAATCCACGCCTTAGGCGGTATTTCGCTTCATATCGACGAAGGAGAATTTGTCGCAATCGTCGGACAGTCCGGCTCAGGTAAATCCACCTGCATGAACATTATCGGTTGCCTGGATGTGCCAACTTCCGGCACATACAAGCTTTGTGGCATAGATGCAGGCACCCTGACCGAAGACGAGCAGGCACAATTCCGCAATCAGACTTTAGGCTTTATTTTTCAGCAGTATAACCTGATTCCCAAGCTCACCATTCTGGAAAATGTGGAACTGCCTCTGATATACAGAGGATATTCAGCGAAAAAAAGAGAAGAACTGGCAATAACCGCACTGGAAAGAGTCGGGCTTGGGGACAGACTCAAAAAATTTCCTTCTCAGCTTTCAGGCGGGCAACAGCAGAGAGTCTCCATTGCCCGGGCGCTGGCAGGGAACCCTTCGGTCATCCTCGCCGATGAGCCAACCGGGGCATTGGATTCCAAGACAGGCATTGAGGTACTTGCCCTTTTAAAAGCCTTAAATAATGAAGGCAACACCATTGTGCTGATTACCCATGACAACTCTATCGCAGAGCAAGCCAAGCGCATTGTGCGGATTCAGGATGGTAAAATTATTGAAGACCGAAAAACCAACGCCTCTGAAAGAGAGGTGACCGAAGCATGA
- a CDS encoding ABC transporter permease, whose translation MNLKQSFKLAIKSLMTSKMRAFLTMLGIIIGVAAVIILVSIVDGFSNTITDKFSSMGTNTLTVSIQSRGSTRTVDVEDMLSLCDENSDILAGASPNVTVMGTPKIGTEDLSSSTTGVSEAYLDVSTDTLESGRFISFSDVSTRQKVCVVGSYITQEFFRGNAVGQTLKINGNTFKIIGTLEEKADSTESSSDDKILIPYTTVRSITPFSQPASYTFAAVDETKSDQAKQIIESYLFKIFADDSLYTIISMTELIDIMDELTGQLSTILAGIAAISLLVGGIGIMNIMLVSVTERTREIGIRKSLGARRFDIMSQFVVEAATTSAIGGIIGILLGILVSFLAGNLMDIRVAPSTSAILISFTFSAAIGILFGYFPARKAAKLNPIDALRHD comes from the coding sequence ATGAATTTAAAGCAATCCTTCAAGCTTGCCATCAAAAGCCTCATGACCAGCAAAATGCGTGCATTTTTAACCATGCTGGGCATTATTATCGGTGTTGCGGCGGTTATCATTTTAGTCAGCATTGTAGACGGTTTTTCCAACACCATAACTGATAAATTCAGCAGTATGGGCACCAATACTCTTACCGTTTCCATTCAGTCAAGAGGCAGCACCCGCACAGTAGATGTGGAAGACATGCTTTCGCTTTGTGATGAAAACAGCGACATTTTAGCAGGCGCGTCCCCAAACGTTACGGTAATGGGTACACCGAAAATCGGTACAGAGGATTTGTCCTCTTCCACAACCGGTGTTTCGGAGGCTTATCTGGATGTATCTACCGATACCTTAGAATCGGGCAGATTCATAAGCTTTAGTGATGTAAGCACACGGCAGAAAGTCTGTGTGGTCGGCAGTTATATCACGCAGGAATTCTTCAGAGGCAACGCTGTCGGTCAAACCCTTAAAATCAACGGCAATACCTTTAAAATTATCGGCACGTTGGAAGAAAAGGCAGACAGCACCGAAAGCTCCTCCGATGACAAAATTTTAATTCCCTACACCACCGTCCGCTCCATCACGCCTTTTTCGCAACCTGCAAGCTATACCTTTGCGGCAGTGGACGAAACCAAATCCGATCAGGCAAAGCAAATCATTGAAAGCTATCTTTTTAAAATTTTTGCAGACGATTCGCTTTACACAATTATCAGTATGACAGAGCTAATTGATATTATGGATGAGCTGACCGGTCAGCTGTCCACCATTTTAGCAGGCATCGCGGCAATTTCCCTGCTTGTTGGCGGTATTGGTATCATGAACATCATGTTGGTATCGGTTACCGAACGGACAAGGGAAATCGGTATCCGAAAATCCTTAGGTGCCAGACGGTTCGATATCATGAGTCAGTTTGTGGTAGAAGCTGCCACAACCAGTGCCATTGGCGGAATCATCGGTATACTTTTGGGCATTCTTGTCTCCTTTTTAGCCGGTAATCTTATGGATATCCGGGTAGCCCCCTCCACCTCTGCCATTCTGATTTCATTTACCTTCTCTGCCGCAATCGGTATACTGTTTGGCTACTTCCCTGCAAGGAAAGCCGCAAAGCTTAACCCGATTGACGCATTAAGACACGATTAA